CCCGTATGGCGTGGAGTGTCAGCCTCTGCCAAAGCTTTTTGCAGCAACTTCTCGCGATCTGAGCGGCGGGATACCGTGTGCACCGGAACGTGACCAGATCACCACGGGATACATCGCGCCTCGGGGTTATGGATGAGGTAACAGATATACGCTGCGTTCACCGATCGATACGCAGAGCGAGCGCCAACTCGGGCGCTTCAAGCCCATCGATCCGAGGGCGCACCGCAGGCTGGACTTTACACGCATACAGCATCTGCCGTACGTTTGTATAAGGACAAGATTTTCGAAGTAGTTCGCGGCCGTGGCGCGTGGACTTGCCGACGAACGAGGAGGGGACCGTGGTGCTGGGCCACGCGGCCAGAGCAACAAGGCCGACCGGGACTAGAGGCTGTGGATCACAGCACATCACCTGCGGTAACGGCGATATGGCGCTGACAGGGCATAGGTGACGGGCGCCTGGCGACCCGCCGCTCGCCCGACCACGGTACTGACCCCCGAAACCAGCTGTCGGGCAGTCACCCGCGCAGCGAAGACCCGGCATCTCGGTCAATTGGTCGGCACCCTCGCCTCGGCGGCGGAGGGTACAGACTCGCCCCATGGTGCGCGAGCTGAGCGAAACAGGAGTAGGACATGGGCAAACTCGACGGCAAGGTCGTTCTCATCACCGGCGCAGCGCGCGGTCAGGGAAGAAGCCATGCTGTGCGGTTGGCGGCCGAGGGGGCAGACATCATCGCGGTCGACATCTGCGAGCAGATAGCCAGCGTGCGTTACCCGCTCGCCACCCCAGACGATCTGGCTACCACAGTCAAGGAGGTCGAAGCACTCGGCCGGCGCATCGTGGCCGCGCAGGCCGACGTTCGAGACAGGGTGCAGTTGCGGAACGCCGTCGACCGAGGCCTCGCCGAGTTCGGGCGGTTGGACGTGGTGTGCGCGAACGCCGGAATCTGCCCCCTGCAGGACGAGACGACCTGTAGCAGCTTCATCGACGCGGTGGACGTGGACTTCGTCGGTGTCCAGAACACAGTGGCAGTGGCCTTGCCGTATCTGGGAGACGGTTCGTCGATCATCGTCACCGGCTCGACCGCAGGGATGATCAAAGGAACGACGGACGCGATGGGTTCGCCGGGTGGCGTCGGCTATGCGATTGCCAAGCAGTTGATAGCCCGGTACGTCGAGGTGTTGGCTCTGCAGCTCGCTCCGCACTTCATCCGGCTCAATGCAATCCATCCGACCAACGTCAATACTCGTCTGTTGCAGAACGACGATATCTACAAGGCGTTTCGGCCGGATCTAGAAAATCCGACGCGGGCCGACGCCGAGCTCTCATTCCCGAACATGCAAGCGATGCCTATCCCGTACATCGAGGTGGAAGACGTCTCAGCCTTGGTCGCATATCTTGCCAGCGACGAGTCGCGATACATGACCGGTCTGAACATCCGGCTGGACGCGGGCGCGATGCTCAAAGCTCCCCCCGCCTTCTAGCTCCGGCTAGGAGCATCCGGGTGTATTCTGTGTCCGCTCCGCCAGGTCCCCAGCGGTAGAGCCTACGGTGCAGAGGACGGCTGGACGACCACGAATCTGCAGGTGCGCATTTTACGGCGGAAAACCCGACGAACGTTCCGAAGGCTGGCATCGAGGGAGAAATCACATGATTCGATCTGAACGATTTGGCACTTCTAGGACGGCGACAACTCGCCGCAAGACGAGCGGCGACCCACTGGTCGTTTTTCGGTCGGGCCTCCTGCCGTGAAACCGATGGAAGATCATGTGGCTGTCGTGACGGGTGCCGCCAGCGGCATAGGGCTCTCCGTCGCGAAAAGCCTTGCCGTCGTCGGCGTGCGAGTCCTGCTGACCGATCTCGACGACGACGCTCTCGAGGCCGCGGCTGGCCTCATACGAGACCACGGCGGCGTGGTCGAGACCTCACAGCTCGACGTTCGTGACCCCGCTGCGGTCGAACGGGTAGCAGACCTCGCCGTGACACGCTTCGGCGGGCTGCACATCGCGGTCAACAACGCCGGGATCGTCAACCGAGGGCTTGCCTGGGAATTGTCTCTCGACGACTGGCATCGCGTCTTGGACGTCAACCTCTGGGGCGTGATTCACGGCGTCCGGGCTTTCGTGCCACGCATACTCGCGACGGGCCGGCAAGGGCACGTAGTGAACGTTGCCTCGATGGCCGCCGTCCACCCGCAGGCCCGGCTCGGGCCGTACACGGTCGCTAAGCACGGCGTCCTCGGTCTGTCCGATGTGCTGCGGGACGACCTCGCCGCCGTAGGATCATCTGTCGGCGTCAGCGTAGTTTTCCCCGGCCGCATCCGCACAGGAATGAACCCGATCGGCTCCGTCGACCCAGCTACCGTGGCACGCAATGTCATGGACGCTATCGAACGGCGGCGTCCCTATGTCTTCACCGACGACCACTCGGCGGATGCCGTTCAGACCCGGCTACAGACCATCATCGCGGCCCGCGACGACGTCATTTCCTGACCGTACGGTTCACCGGACCGGGATCGGACCCGGCAAGTCAGAATTGATCGCGCATCGTCAGCCGTACAACCGGTATTGAGCCCTGGGCCACGATGCGAATATGGCCATCCGAGTCGGATGCGACTATCCCAGATCCAAGCTGCGGGCAGGCGGAAGACCCACCCGGACGAGAGAAGGAAATGACAGTGGAGATGTCTCGACCGATCCGAGTTGCGCAGTGGGCAACCGGCACCATCGGTGCGTACGCCATGCGCGCAGTGATCGAGCACGGCGACATGGAGCTGGTCGGAGTGCGAGTTTATTCTCAGGCCAAGGAAGGCAAGGACGCTGGCGAGCTATGCGGTTTACCCCCGATCGGAGTCACGGCGACACGCGATATCGAGGACATCCTGACCCTGCGGCCGGAGTGCGTACTTTACATGCCCGAACGCACCGAGGTTACCGACGTCTGCCGACTGTTGGAAAACGGGATCAACATCGTCACGACGCGCGCAGAATTCTTCAACGCCGAGACGATGGAGCCCGCCTTACGCGAGGCCGTCGAGGCCGCCTGCCGAGCGGGCGGCGCGTCCATTCATGCGACCGGGTCCAGCCCCGGTTTCATCACCGAAGTTCTCCCCGTCTGCGTCACCTCGCTGGCCCGGCGGCTCGATTTCCTCGCAATCGAGGAATTCGCTAATTGCCTCGAAGCCTGCTCGATCGGAATGCTGACTCAGGGCATGCATTTCGGCGATTCACCCGAGCAGTTTGCCAAGCACGACGTCAGCGCACGCGACGAGGTGTTCAAGAACTCGCTCAGCCTGATCGCCTCGGCTCTCGGCCTGCCGATCGACGGGTTCGAGGATTCCGCCGAGATCGCGTTGTGTCGGCACGACACGAAGCTGCGTGAAGTTACTATTTCGGCCGGAACGGTCGGTGCGCAGCGCATGTCGGTAACCGGTCTGCGCAACGGCAGGCCGCTGATGCGCTTTCGTTCCAACTGGTTCGTGACGATGGACGTCGAACCCGCCTGGGACCTTCGCGGCGACGGTTGGCGCCTCACGATGGAAGGCGATACCCCGGTCGACATGCTGATCGACTTGCCGATGCCGATCGAGAAGGACGAGCGAGCCTCGGGGCGCTACACCGCCCATCGTCCGGTGAATGCCGTTCCTTACGTGGTCGCGGCACCGCCGGGAATAATCCCCACAACCGAACTGCCACAGATCATGGCCGAGCTCGGCTGAAAATGGCCCGGCTGCGCGATAGCCATCGGTCGGTTTCGACAAAAATCTGATCTTCCGCTGCCACGGGTGCCGGGCATTTTTGCCTCCGTGAATTGGGCAGGCCCGGCACCCGCCGGCGCTCGAGGTGGAGAGCCCCGCGCCGCAACTGTCGAAGTTCGCCGGCGGCGCGCGCTACAACTCGGTGGTCGGTGGGGCACTGTTGCATCGGCGAAGTCCGCCATCACCCAGCTGCGGATCAGCCATGATCGAGTGATGCGTCGACGTCGTGCCCGTCCACCGGCTCCGACATCGGAGTTCGCGGGGTTCCGGTTCCCACCTGAGGTGATCGTGCTGGCGGTCCGCTGGTACCTACGGTTCGCGCTGTCGTACCGGGACGTCGAGGAGCTGCTCGCTGAGCGCGGCATCGAGGTTGACCACGTCACGATCTACCGGTGGGTCCAACGCTTCACGCCCTTGCTGATCGACGCCGCACGGCCCTGCCGGCACCGTCCTGGTGACAGGTGGTTCGTCGACGAGACGTACGTCGAGGTCGCCGGGCGGTGGACGTACCTGTACAGGGCGGTTGACCAGCACGGACAGGTCATCGATGTCCTCGCCAGCCTCCGAC
The genomic region above belongs to Parafrankia discariae and contains:
- a CDS encoding mycofactocin-coupled SDR family oxidoreductase gives rise to the protein MGKLDGKVVLITGAARGQGRSHAVRLAAEGADIIAVDICEQIASVRYPLATPDDLATTVKEVEALGRRIVAAQADVRDRVQLRNAVDRGLAEFGRLDVVCANAGICPLQDETTCSSFIDAVDVDFVGVQNTVAVALPYLGDGSSIIVTGSTAGMIKGTTDAMGSPGGVGYAIAKQLIARYVEVLALQLAPHFIRLNAIHPTNVNTRLLQNDDIYKAFRPDLENPTRADAELSFPNMQAMPIPYIEVEDVSALVAYLASDESRYMTGLNIRLDAGAMLKAPPAF
- a CDS encoding SDR family NAD(P)-dependent oxidoreductase — its product is MEDHVAVVTGAASGIGLSVAKSLAVVGVRVLLTDLDDDALEAAAGLIRDHGGVVETSQLDVRDPAAVERVADLAVTRFGGLHIAVNNAGIVNRGLAWELSLDDWHRVLDVNLWGVIHGVRAFVPRILATGRQGHVVNVASMAAVHPQARLGPYTVAKHGVLGLSDVLRDDLAAVGSSVGVSVVFPGRIRTGMNPIGSVDPATVARNVMDAIERRRPYVFTDDHSADAVQTRLQTIIAARDDVIS
- a CDS encoding NAD(P)H-dependent amine dehydrogenase family protein: MTVEMSRPIRVAQWATGTIGAYAMRAVIEHGDMELVGVRVYSQAKEGKDAGELCGLPPIGVTATRDIEDILTLRPECVLYMPERTEVTDVCRLLENGINIVTTRAEFFNAETMEPALREAVEAACRAGGASIHATGSSPGFITEVLPVCVTSLARRLDFLAIEEFANCLEACSIGMLTQGMHFGDSPEQFAKHDVSARDEVFKNSLSLIASALGLPIDGFEDSAEIALCRHDTKLREVTISAGTVGAQRMSVTGLRNGRPLMRFRSNWFVTMDVEPAWDLRGDGWRLTMEGDTPVDMLIDLPMPIEKDERASGRYTAHRPVNAVPYVVAAPPGIIPTTELPQIMAELG